Proteins encoded within one genomic window of Misgurnus anguillicaudatus chromosome 18, ASM2758022v2, whole genome shotgun sequence:
- the tdrd6a gene encoding tudor domain-containing 6 isoform X2 → MCSIPGLPSTGSNVPVLISRVNVNPSCVLVEFWGNFDQDRKFAYQQLKKEIQYPREVFCESDGNPGDLCLVRVYETWYRARVVSKDTEEYSVFLIDEGKTLRATVNTLAWGKSEFFYLPPEVEFCVLANVLPLSPANKWSTMALEFMKTFCGKRVSASVQDVLVPHRTFLLDIPCLSKQMYEMGFAKKLSSERFKEFVTKSIQANSGPADLQRISSIVSKPLEPIEPMEKPQSYMYPELQTDTVETVVVTEVSSPFRIFCQLKVFSQELRKLTEQITLHYEGRIGTHFARPENLGSPCASRGNDGKWYRSVLQQVMSATSVVEVLHVDYGKKQFVQVENVRPLASEFFRMPVVTYVCSLHGIADRGVGWTSSQIDFLKSLLLNRTVIAKFQYQSLSEGVHYVTIYGEENTNINKLFELKQKCVLDSDLTSIDFAVQKSPSSQSKISERSESRLPDETYSDPKENKPVFFTESLPPNTSHVAVVQHVDSPGKFWVHTQRYGDEFDQLMNSLGRLYDDPTSTENLIKKPVAGLLCAAKAQDGVFYRAAIYKVIDKKADVYFLDYGNTELVDCCNLRQLPMRFQQLPAVAVKCSLHGVKSKLKHWDEKATMYFLQIVEEKVLDLLVVNKFQDTHFVQLVDPSLEGENDISKLLCKADVADSEKSLVENPAIRSCSLKTAHTTGLFKTSTRPQTPSSSSVLPESASAFKEYLFPIGSSLEVTVSYIQSPNDFWCQKAKNAACLEVLMQDIQRFYAHSEIQHPFEAACVARHPDTGIWYRALVIHKHQTPHVDVLFIDYGQTKKVAIEDLRKINPMFLKMKGQAFRCSLYNLIHPVSHSAMDWSPEATMQFQEFVDTAASTNVPLKCTIFAVMYDSQKVVFNVVDLETPFQSICNLLVQRHLADRAPSKRTPVPPFRLDTYYYSTHGIKTGCEEKVSITCVKSPTQFFCHLARNSDQVDELADKVNSLCRQLEVTKCPQTFGTVCFVKYTDGLWYRGQIKSTKPSVVVHFVDYGDTLEVDKSALLPVPIEAGEIMTVPVQAVECGLSDIPDDVPCEVVKWFQKFAEGFSLKALIVAKDPGGKLMVELYDGKTQVNALIKQKFRHEIPRNEPSTFKDFSSRSKNAQSMGDHVRERSMEVKKYPMDKVQRSGESHAAQKVNGFESKRSKWGLQKDAEPEPTKDLPMYHNDQKQPSSQRKPDSGYELTRPCQPLKNDNVITKPQTSLKESDLPVKLIKPGQEASIFISHCNSPLEFFVQLATEEDDIYSLVEKLNDDQLKHVNVNPSDIHEGDLVCAVFPDDNSWYRAAVRKNTGDTVNVEFIDFGNSAVVSPSKICRLDQSFASFPRYSIHCSLSNQNVDGTDQSTVPNFKQVVEQNVDKVMCTFVKQSGTVWEVKLDINGVVLGSTREDESPPVVELKTPSVKQTSDVKECTYYKNPDVSFGEMLSGYASFIRGPQLFWCQNAIADKLQEISDALLNISDVLGNTLKEDSVPLGSACIALFAEDNLWYRAKVTSRDQDTLSVTFIDYGNESKVNISEVRALPPELSDVPPQAFDCQLEGFDLSNGVWDEKADDEFFELINEKLLEITIERMGNSEMPYFVKVECDGVLINNVMQRYWRSLTCPSVEELSGAELVSFEDSVASEIKVGSDEDTDLVASKICTSGLNIQHANQEQPNEPNYTEVDEAQGEPLVVNDENLPLADLSTSMVSSRPLESTRDPDHEPISDVTASLLDLTNQNDGAKETPMDPVPSHPILASDSPSEIIPPEADSELCVVEEPESPLYAIIQTDLGFIRRAAEKKPVGSECVIWSHVRRHWCKAQILKVSEDATLVLLVEHDSEVVVDPFNIFERVPEQPIQPSGIGAAVPSDELTERVLAAPVKDVYQAEDEENETTPIASSEEPDGGKSSKYLIEKDPGAEPGVQLQAKGSVSCSDALVEDFEDASGAACAQLVEIPTTAMCSEHPQREPQEDRNTSAGEQEGAAKNTMDLLMDFLDSHLQDKVMDDASRTTPEIDALLKEFNNVTEDLIVLTSDDGAESDDASDSTLQGEVMEVCADAEEPSRLQERSDFGSSEEQASRVTHLTLKVEDEPDESVIFVGVLRDPQAEVCEPEQKCD, encoded by the exons ATGTGTTCTATACCGGGACTCCCATCAACAGGTTCAAATGTACCTGTACTTATTTCCCGAGTAAATGTAAACCCCTCATGTGTTCTGGTAGAGTTTTGGGGTAATTTTGACCAAGACCGGAAGTTTGCATATCAGCAACTGAAAAAGGAGATTCAGTACCCTAGAGAGGTGTTTTGTGAATCTGATGGAAATCCTGGGGACTTGTGCCTTGTACGTGTGTATGAAACATGGTACAGGGCACGTGTCGTATCAAAAGATACTGAGGAGTACAGTGTGTTTTTAATTGATGAAGGAAAAACCCTACGTGCCACAGTTAACACGTTAGCATGGGGCAAAAGTGAATTTTTCTATCTGCCTCCTGAGGTTGAATTCTGTGTCCTCGCTAATGTCTTACCACTGTCTCCTGCGAACAAATGGTCAACAATGGCCTTGGAGTTCATGAAGACCTTCTGCGGTAAAAGAGTTAGCGCCTCCGTTCAAGATGTTCTCGTGCCTCATCGAACATTCCTACTTGACATTCCTTGTCTGTCCAAACAGATGTATGAAATGGGGTTTGCAAAAAAACTGTCCAGTGAAAGGTTCAAAGAGTTTGTTACAAAGTCTATTCAGGCTAACAGTGGACCTGCAGATCTTCAGAGAATTTCATCCATTGTGAGCAAGCCCTTGGAACCCATTGAGCCAATGGAGAAGCCGCAGTCCTACATGTATCCAGAGTTGCAGACCGATACTGTTGagactgtggttgtcacagagGTGTCAAGCCCATTTAGAATATTCTGTCAACTTAAGGTGTTTTCTCAGGAGCTAAGGAAGTTAACAGAACAGATAACTCTGCATTACGAAGGAAGAATTGGAACACATTTTGCCAGACCTGAGAATTTGGGCAGCCCATGTGCATCAAGAGGAAATGATGGAAAGTGGTATCGTTCTGTGCTGCAGCAGGTCATGTCTGCCACCAGTGTGGTTGAGGTTTTGCACGTGGATTATGGGAAGAAACAATTCGTACAGGTTGAGAACGTCAGACCTCTTGCCTCCGAATTCTTCAGAATGCCTGTTGTAACGTACGTGTGCTCTCTTCATGGAATAGCTGACAGAGGTGTTGGTTGGACATCTTCACAGATTGATTTCCTGAAATCTCTTCTGCTCAACAGAACAGTGATTGCCAAATTTCAGTATCAGAGCCTTTCAGAAGGTGTCCACTATGTCACGATTTATGGAGAGGAGAACACAAACATCAATAAGCTCTTTGAGTTGAAACAGAAATGCGTGCTGGACTCTGATTTGACCAGTATTGATTTTGCTGTTCAAAAGAGCCCATCGTCTCAGAGCAAAATTTCAGAAAGAAGTGAGAGCAGACTTCCAGATGAAACTTACTCTGACCCTAAAGAGAACAAACCTGTGTTTTTTACAGAAAGCCTCCCACCTAACACTTCACATGTAGCTGTTGTGCAACATGTTGACAGCCCTGGAAAGTTTTGGGTTCACACTCAGCGTTACGGCGATGAATTCGATCAGCTAATGAACAGCCTTGGACGTTTGTACGATGATCCAACCAGTACAGAAAATTTGATAAAGAAGCCTGTTGCTGGTCTCCTCTGTGCTGCTAAAGCACAAGATGGTGTGTTCTATAGAGCAGCTATCTACAAGGTGATCGACAAGAAAGCAGACGTTTACTTCCTTGACTATGGGAACACAGAACTTGTTGATTGTTGCAATCTTCGACAGTTGCCCATGAGATTCCAGCAGCTACCAGCTGTGGCAGTAAAGTGCTCACTCCATGGCGTTAAATCCAAACTGAAACACTGGGATGAGAAGGCCACGATGTACTTTTTACAAATTGTTGAAGAGAAAGTACTTGATCTGCTTGTAGTTAACAAGTTTCAAGACACCCATTTTGTTCAGCTGGTGGACCCCAGTTTAGAGGGTGAAAATGATATAAGCAAGTTGTTGTGCAAAGCAGACGTGGCAGACAGCGAAAAGAGCTTGGTGGAGAATCCTGCCATACGATCTTGCAGTTTAAAAACGGCACACACCACTGGTCTGTTCAAGACAAGTACTCGACCTCAAACACCATCCAGTTCTTCTGTTCTGCCAGAAAGTGCTTCTGCTTTCAAGGAGTATTTATTTCCAATCGGAAGTTCACTGGAGGTAACCGTGTCCTACATCCAGAGTCCGAATGACTTCTGGTGTCAAAAAGCCAAAAATGCAGCATGTTTAGAAGTGTTGATGCAAGATATTCAGCGCTTCTATGCTCATAGTGAAATTCAGCATCCTTTCGAAGCAGCTTGTGTTGCCCGTCATCCTGATACTGGCATATGGTACAGAGCCTTGGTCATTCACAAGCACCAAACTCCACATGTTGATGTGTTGTTCATTGACTATGGACAGACAAAGAAGGTTGCCATTGAGGATCTTAGGAAAATAAATCCAATGTTTTTGAAGATGAAAGGACAAGCATTTCGTTGCAGTTTATATAATCTGATCCACCCAGTCTCTCATTCAGCTATGGATTGGAGTCCTGAAGCCACAATGCAGTTTCAAGAATTTGTTGACACCGCAGCTTCCACAAATGTGCCTTTGAAATGCACCATTTTTGCCGTGATGTATGATTCCCAGAAAGTGGTGTTCAATGTGGTGGACTTGGAGACGCCGttccaaagcatttgcaatctACTTGTCCAAAGACATCTTGCTGATCGCGCACCTTCTAAAAGAACTCCTGTCCCGCCCTTTCGCCTGGACACCTACTACTACTCCACACACGGTATCAAGACTGGTTGTGAGGAGAAAGTGAGCATCACCTGTGTGAAAAGTCCCACGCAGTTCTTTTGCCATCTGGCAAGGAATTCAGACCAGGTGGATGAACTTGCCGACAAAGTCAACTCCCTGTGCCGTCAACTAGAGGTTACCAAGTGTCCTCAGACATTTGGAACGGTTTGCTTCGTAAAGTACACAGATGGACTTTGGTACAGAGGTCAAATAAAGTCTACAAAACCATCAGTTGTGGTTCATTTTGTGGATTATGGGGACACACTTGAAGTTGATAAATCAGCCTTGCTGCCGGTGCCAATTGAAGCTGGAGAGATAATGACAGTCCCAGTGCAGGCAGTAGAATGCGGACTCTCAGACATACCAGACGACGTGCCATGTGAAGTGGTAAAATGGTTTCAGAAATTTGCAGAGGGCTTTTCTCTCAAAGCTTTGATTGTGGCAAAAGATCCTGGAGGGAAACTAATGGTGGAGCTTTATGATGGAAAAACTCAAGTAAATGCATTGATCAAACAGAAGTTTCGCCATGAAATTCCTAGAAATGAACCAAGCACATTCAAAGACTTCAGCTCCAGGAGCAAAAATGCACAAAGCATGGGAGACCATGTGAGAGAGCGTTCCATGGAAGTAAAGAAATATCCCATGGATAAGGTTCAGCGATCCGGTGAAAGTCATGCAGCACAGAAAGTTAATGGTTTTGAATCGAAGCGGAGCAAGTGGGGACTCCAAAAAGATGCCGAACCAGAACCAACCAAGGATCTTCCGATGTACCATAATGACCAAAAGCAACCCAGTTCACAAAGAAAGCCAGATAGTGGATATGAGTTGACGCGCCCTTGTCAACCTCTGAAAAATGATAATGTTATAACCAAGCCCCAGACTTCTCTCAAAGAGTCTGACCTCCCAGTGAAATTAATAAAACCAGGCCAGGAAGCCAGCATCTTTATCTCACATTGCAACAGTCCTCTTGAGTTCTTTGTTCAACTGGCAACAGAGGAGGATGACATTTATTCACTTGTGGAGAAGTTAAACGATGACCAATTGAAGCATGTTAATGTTAATCCCAGTGATATTCATGAGGGAGATTTGGTTTGTGCAGTGTTTCCTGATGATAACTCATGGTATCGTGCAGCAGTAAGAAAAAACACTGGTGACACAGTTAATGTTGAGTTTATTGACTTTGGAAACTCTGCTGTGGTTTCTCCGTCAAAAATATGTCGTCTTGATCAATCTTTTGCTTCATTTCCAAGGTACAGCATCCACTGCTCGCTAAGCAATCAGAATGTTGACGGCACAGACCAAAGCACTGTacccaacttcaaacaggtAGTTGAACAAAACGTCGATAAGGTCATGTGCACGTTTGTGAAGCAGTCAGGGACTGTATGGGAAGTGAAACTTGATATTAATGGTGTTGTGCTGGGATCCACACGTGAGGATGAAAGTCCACCAGTGGTTGAGCTTAAGACCCCAAGTGTCAAGCAAACATCTGATGTCAAGGAATGCACCTATTACAAAAACCCTGATGTATCATTTGGAGAAATGCTCAGCGGTTACGCCTCATTCATCAGAGGTCCTCAGCTCTTCTGGTGCCAGAATGCAATAGCAGACAAGCTCCAAGAGATTTCGGATGCGTTACTGAATATCAGTGATGTGTTGGGGAATACATTGAAGGAGGACTCTGTACCTTTGGGAAGTGCTTGCATCGCCCTTTTCGCTGAAGACAATCTGTGGTATCGTGCTAAAGTAACATCTAGGGACCAAGACACACTGTCAGTTACTTTTATAGACTATGGAAATGAATCCAAAGTGAATATAAGCGAAGTGAGAGCACTTCCACCTGAATTATCTGATGTTCCCCCTCAAGCATTTGACTGCCAACTTGAAGGTTTTGATCTTTCCAATGGTGTCTGGGATGAAAAGGCAGATGATGAGTTTTTTGAGCTCATTAATGAAAAGCTTTTAGAAATCACCATTGAGAGAATGGGAAACTCTGAAATGCCATACTTTGTCAAGGTGGAGTGCGATGGTGTTCTCATCAACAATGTCATGCAACGGTATTGGAGAAGCCTTACATGCCCATCAGTTGAAGAGTTGAGTGGAGCAGAACTGGTTTCCTTTGAAGATTCTGTGGCATCTGAAATTAAAGTTGGCTCTGACGAGGACACTGATCTTGTTGCAAGTAAAATATGCACCTCAGGCCTCAATattcaacatgctaaccaagaGCAACCTAATGAACCAAATTATACAGAGGTCGATGAAGCACAGGGCGAGCCACTTGTGGTGAATGATGAAAATCTTCCCTTAGCTGATTTGAGTACGAGTATGGTGTCCTCAAGACCCCTGGAATCCACAAGGGATCCAGATCATGAACCAATTTCTGATGTCACAGCAAGTTTATTAGACCTGACAAACCAGAATGATGGTGCCAAAGAGACACCTATGGATCCAGTGCCCTCTCATCCAATTTTGGCATCTGATAGTCCCTCAGAAATTATTCCACCAGAGGCTGATTCTGAATTGTGCGTTGTTGAGGAACCAGAGTCTCCACTATATGCGATCATTCAGACAG ACTTGGGCTTTATCAGGCGAGCTGCGGAGAAGAAACCTGTTGGATCAGAGTGTGTTATTTGGTCACACGTAAGACGACACTGGTGCAAGGCACAAATTTTAAAGGTTTCTGAAGATGCTACATTG gTTTTGCTTGTGGAGCATGATTCTGAGGTGGTGGTAGATCCATTCAACATCTTTGAGAGAGTGCCAGAACAGCCAATACAG CCTTCAGGCATTGGAGCTGCAGTTCCAAGTG ATGAGTTGACCGAAAGAGTACTTGCTGCGCCAGTGAAGGATGTATACCAG GCTGAAGATGAGGAAAATGAAACGACTCCCATTGCATCCTCTGAGGAACCAGATG gCGGCAAGAGTAGCAAATATCTCATTGAGAAGGATCCAGGTGCTGAACCTGGAGTACAG CTTCAAGCAAAGGGATCTGTGTCCTGTTCTGATGCTTTGGTTGAAGATTTTGAGG ATGCATCAGGGGCAGCATGTGCACAACTAGTTGAAATACCAACTACTGCCATGTGT TCCGAGCACCCACAAAGGGAGCCTCAGGAGGACAGAAATACTTCAGCTGGAGAGCAAGAAG GGGCTGCAAAGAATACAATGGATTTACTGATGGATTTCCTTGATTCTCATCTTCAGGATAAG GTAATGGATGATGCAAGCAGGACCACACCTGAAATAGATGCCTTGCTTAAGGAGTTTAACA ATGTTACTGAAGATCTTATTGTTCTGACCAGTGATGATGGGGCAGAGTCAGACGATGCATCCGATAGCACG CTTCAGGGAGAAGTGATGGAGGTCTGCGCTGATGCTGAAGAACCGTCAC GCTTACAAGAAAGATCTGATTTTGGCAGCTCAGAGGAGCAAGCTTCAAGAGTCACTCATCTGACATTGAAGGTTGAGGACGAACCTGATGAATCTGTTATTTTTGTTGGTGTTTTGCGAGACCCTCAGGCAGAAGTATGTGAGCCAGAACAGAAATGTGACTAA